The DNA sequence TACCCGGACATGAAGCTCACAAATATGGAGAAGAGAGGAATCACTTTTGCCTGCATGAATAGCATTGGCGAAGGGAAAGACGGCCTTTCCACATTTGCTTTGAAGTTCAAGGATGCTTCTATAGTGGAAGAGTTCAGTGTAGCGGTCACAGCGCACAAAGGTAAAACGGCTACTGTTATGAACACACCAGAAAATTCCCCCAAGGCTTCGGATGATTGAAAGGTGCTCCACATAAATCAACAGAGGAAAAACCATTCCTGTCTGAGAAGTTGCCCTGGTAGCTGCCTTTTCTTTTAATcaggagagaaaaaaatcttGTTCAGAGTTTGGCAATTCCTAAGCTCTTATTTAACTGAGAGTTAGTAGAGTCCTATCCATTTTGTTGTTGTTTGTCTACAGTTTAGTTGCTGACAGAATATTCCAAACATCTTTTTGCTAAATCCTGGGTTCAGACTGCAGAATTTCAGCTCTGAAGACATGGAATGCTTGACATAATATCATATAGTCCCTTTTATTGGGTTTTATATGGAATTGCAGCTTggcatttcaaatatttgatagaTCTTTTTCCCTGATCTTGGTATCCTGAAAAAATTGATTGTTGTGTTATAATAGGATTATCCTTCAAATTGTTGCATCTGCTGCAGCCTATGTTGAGCATGGGGTGGAGTCATTGTGCTAACTGGTTATTTGCAGGAGAATGAAACTAGTGTTACTTTACCCTGCTTGACTGTCATATCTAAAGTTGAtctatttctttaattattccTCATTCTTTGGTTTCTATGCCCATATTTTTTAAGTGGCTCCATTTGCATCTGACCTTTGTATTGGTTTGAGGATTGttgcttttttttcttccttggtttgaggatttttttcttttctttttttctgtttgCCTTTTTGGTTTTGTATGGCATCTTAGCGGTTTTGAACTTCtatatgtttaaaataatttgggaTTGAAATAAACAGTGTGACAGTGGTGAATTTTGGTCTGTCTTTGTAGGctatttttaggttttatatCGGTAAAAGCCTATGGATTAAAAGTGTCTCACTTAGGACTCGGTCAAACAATGACTATGAGCAAAAACCTAAATGTATCCTGACTCAATCTAACAACATGTACATAAAGGATCGTATGATGTCTTGGTTTGTCCTTTTGGAATTTGCTtcgatttctttcttttcataaGGTCTAAATTATTAAGTATGAAGGAGTTGCTTTTTGtgtcttcttttcttctctacAAAAGTTTCATACCAACTAAGAAGGGCATCATTGATTGAAGTTGGCATCATCTATTGAACaccaaaaaatgcaaaaagcTTTGGGCAATGGAGGAGGATACCTCTCCTCCGCCCAAATAAATGTAAACACCAATCTCTCTTTAAGCCGAACCTTGGAATTCTTCCCCATGAAACTTCCCAAGTAGAAGAATTGACCGTCCTTGGGACTCGATGTTTTCCTATGATTCTCTACAACCTTTGACAACTGTCAAACCATGACATCCTCCACAGTCCACACCCCACCAAACCCATCAAATTGATAGATTTGAGAGTGGGAAATTTATGCAGGGGAGAAGCTGGAGTGCTGTTAGAGTTCATGTTTTCAGCTTCTGGCTTATGAGTCAAGAGTTCCTTGGTGCCTTTGGGTGTTTTACTGAAACCTTTAATGAGGGTGGAACGCTCAAACATGGCTTCCAATCTTCCAACTAAAGGCTGGACATTGATTCTTTTTTCACAAgtgaaaatttattctttattttttcttctgttttattatttttaaaatttttagtcaTATTAATCCCTCTGCAAAAtcaaaaactttaattaaaaaaattaaatctctaattcgaaaataatattttttatttataaagctttgaatattttaattattaataaaaaattatttttttaaatataagaagcaatatttttcaaaatgaatgaaattaataaatataagaaaGCTTGAAAAATAGCATCTTGAATCCCTCCATCACTGCTGACTGCCTGTGGAAGGAATATTGTGCCTCAATTACCTGCCCCAATCTTTCTCAATGTAGTTTCTGCACTCTTCTGTTATGCCATTAGGTGTACCACCCATTATTTTTCTCTGTGCTTTCTGCAGGCTTTTATGGCATTAGGCACAGGCACTACAAAGTTAAACTATACAACCACTtcctttagtggatgcccattgTTTCTCTGAACAACTCTACCGTCTTCATCCCACTATTAGAAACAGAAAAATTCTTAATTGGATATGGAAGAGCCACACCCACAGATTAATACTTGAGAAGACAAAATCTCAGTCAGCTTTTAGGGAGCACTCAACcttatttctcttttctttagTTACATTTACTGAGCAAAAAAGTTTGAGCTTATACAGCTGGATAGGTCTACAGGGGTGAGAATAGTGGAAGCTCTTTTTGTAAGCATTCATTTGTATGGTCTCCTTTGCTCACATGCCTTTGTAGGGTCTCCTTCGCTCACATGCCAATCATTTTGTCTCAACCTTAGCTTCACATTCACGGGCTATATTCTCACAATAAAGAATGGTATGAAATGACCATTCACAGCACTCGCTTCTCTAAATTATGAGTAGCCAACCATCACCACGCAACCCACCATCATACTTGAAGAATACTTGATTATTTTTAGTAATGGGTTAATGGTAATCCAGTCATTTGGATCCCCATTTCATCTCTGGTCCCATTAAGATTGTTGTCCTATTAGGCCCATGGTCTTGAACCCGTGACCCTCTAGGTTGGAAGTCTGAAAATGATTAGATCGAGAACTCAATGATGCCTGTTAGCAAAACCATTCATCTTTCATTTAAAGTACTGAAGCTGTAGAAACATGGTATGGAAATATACGAGgagttatatttgattgattacACATATATGACTACTTCTTCAAGCATACCCGATCACAATATAGTTGGAATATTATCAAGGCTTTGCTGGATTGAATTGCTGTGTCTTTGAAGGAGATGGGTGGTACTCGGTGCATTTGTTTGAGCAAGAATTCACACAGCTTTCCACTTTCTCTCCGGCTAACACAGAAACCAAAGACCATGAGAGAGAAGAATAGAAGAATGGAAAGTATaagaaagaatgagaaagaaagaggactAATTACCTGGTTTTTTTTTGGTGCTGAGATTGGTGCATAGGGAGGAAGCACATCCGAACTTGCAGAAGTAAGTGGTATCTGCAGTCTGGATATCTAAGGGATGAGATGGAATGACACAATCTTTCAAGCACTCCAGAGAGCATGAGAAAGCAGTATTGTTGGGTGTGATTATACAGAAAATGAAGCATTTGGTATAGCAGTCCTTGAAAGAGGCTGTGGACTGTCCTACAAGCATCCCCATAACTAAACCAACCATTACAAGAGCCCTTACGCTTCCTCTCTCCATCTTCTTGTGTTATGAAATGGAGTAGCCACACCCTAAACTGAAGAGCAACTCCTGTGATTGTAGGGACGATTTATAGACTCCACAGAAAATGAGAAGGCATGTGAACCAGGTCGGCTTCGGCTGGGCCCCAGCATTTTTGGTAATGGCTTGGGCTCTATCCGAAGTCcaagttctctctctctctctctctctaaaagttctctattttcaagaatagaTCTGATACCGTAGACCCACAAATTTTTACATGATTTGATTATGCATGCCATAAAAGTAATCACCTGCTAACCTGAACCTGTTTATTAAGTAGGTCCATGCGTGGAGGAAAGCTTCTACTTGTTTAACCTATTTTgacaaggataaaaatatcataaattgaCATTGATGtctaaattttacaaaaattttgaaaaatgtcataaataccgaacaaaaatatatataaaaaaatccgtaaaataaaaattaaacaaaacttataaaatgttagaaaattttaagaaataataaaacaagcAATAAATGTCTCCCGTTTGAgacttttgatgttttattttttttattattatgtttttttagctttttgttttttgtcaattttagaTCTTTTGTACTaaatttttcttacatttttattttttttatttttttactagcCAAACATGTGTAGAGTAGATATCACAAACATGGGTACaactaaatttcatttttcttgaagGAAGAAAGATGTGCAGTAGGATTAGTCACTTGAAGCTAAGATTGAAAGGtaattttgattgaattgaTTAATTCATTGAAATTTGAGAATCTTTCTCTTTAAATTGTCTTAAATGACTACTATAATGCAAACtagaaaaatttgttaaattcttaaagttaaatttaatcGGATTGAATAATTGTATTGTACGAATCATCGGaggataatttaagatgaattgagcATAATTgagaataattaattaatgaaattaaaattcataatttgaaattttaatggatttaaatttaaagttaaatcaAATATCGGTTTAGGCTTCAACTTAGCTTGGTGAAAAGTAGATTTTGATGACTCTTTTACcatagaaattgatttttagcgAATTCAAAATCTAAGAATTTCTTCATTAATAgaattttctctaattttaacaaattttatattttcactaacaataaaattttctcaactttcatctatatttttctttatctcatTTTATTCCATCATCATCtcttttctcatcattttcctctttattATCAAGCATATTCATCATCTTAATGGATGACACttaaaaccactatactacaacGACTtgatgaattataaaaaataaaagaactaaaaatcCATTGATAAAAAATGACGGGGATCGAACCCGGGTCACCCGCGTGACAGGCGGGTATACTCACCACTATACTACAACGACTtgatggattttaaaaaaaaattattgctcTTTCTAAGAATGTTTCGCACTCACTTAAGAACATGTTGAACAAGCATAAGAACGTCCatagctcttttttttttctttttcatccacaccttttttgtttccttccaTACCTTACTCCGAGGAAGCAACTACACTACCCGATACACTATCTATTTGCTTTTGATTTCCATAGATTTTCTTGAGCACTCTTTGCATTTAAGgtatttggttttttctctttttttgttttccaattgCGAAGCAAATTAGGACTGAAAATAAGGCTGAGATTAGAGTTGGGAAGTTATCATTTTGAATCCAGTTGAGTTGCTACTTCATTGACAATCCTAAggatattctaaaaaaaacaatcGAAAGAAGCGAGATAATTGAAATTCTCTACTAAATTGTTGctcattgttttgtttttctcattttgaggttttaatttttgtttctttctcatTATAGATGGGGAG is a window from the Vitis riparia cultivar Riparia Gloire de Montpellier isolate 1030 chromosome 9, EGFV_Vit.rip_1.0, whole genome shotgun sequence genome containing:
- the LOC117922332 gene encoding thionin-like protein 2 gives rise to the protein MERGSVRALVMVGLVMGMLVGQSTASFKDCYTKCFIFCIITPNNTAFSCSLECLKDCVIPSHPLDIQTADTTYFCKFGCASSLCTNLSTKKKPAGEKVESCVNSCSNKCTEYHPSPSKTQQFNPAKP